The following coding sequences lie in one Danio rerio strain Tuebingen ecotype United States chromosome 3, GRCz12tu, whole genome shotgun sequence genomic window:
- the LOC100150142 gene encoding 4-galactosyl-N-acetylglucosaminide 3-alpha-L-fucosyltransferase 9-like — protein MSSQKTIFYPVYFVLIISVGFNIFLVYSGYLTLDYNTLAYITTCTTLKEKPLENSTILLIWFWPSGRQLGLNSCSAKFNIDGCHLTLDRELYDDAHGVLINHRNIKNDLSNLPTKPRPFFQKWIWMHFESPENTRRLDGLDNLFNVTLNYRRDADIGLREQFILKNEDTEDKIFPQVLDKKDKLVCWIVSHWNEKLERVAYFNELKKHIDIYALGRHFGSKVNNTQYKETLTRCKFYLSFENTNVHYDYITEKLFNPLTFGSVPVALGAPRYIYERFVPKDSFIHVKDFSSPQKLAEHLLSLDKNVDEYKKYFQWRKHFEIKLVDYPEEHACRACQYIRAKKDYQAFGNLSKWYWDAINDGI, from the coding sequence GTCAGAAAACTATATTTTATCCTGTATATTTTGTTCTTATTATCTCTGTTGGTTTCaacatatttttagtatattCTGGATACCTGACCCTTGATTATAACACATTGGCATATATCACGACTTGTACAACTTTGAAAGAGAAGCCTCTGGAAAACAGCACTATCCTGCTCATATGGTTTTGGCCATCTGGAAGACAATTAGGTCTAAATTCTTGCAGTGCAAAATTTAATATTGATGGCTGTCACTTGACTCTAGATCGAGAGCTTTACGATGATGCTCATGGAGTACTGATAAATCacagaaacattaaaaatgaccTGTCAAATTTACCCACAAAGCCACGACCCTTCTTCCAGAAATGGATATGGATGCACTTTGAGTCCCCAGAAAACACAAGACGACTCGACGGTCTGGATAACCTTTTTAATGTGACGCTGAATTACAGACGGGATGCTGATATTGGGCTTCGTGAACAATTTATTCTTAAAAATGAAGACACTGAGGATAAGATTTTCCCACAAGTTCTGGACAAGAAAGACAAATTAGTTTGCTGGATAGTGAGCCACTGGAATGAGAAGCTTGAACGAGTAGCTTATTTTAATGAGCTAAAAAAACACATTGACATTTATGCCCTTGGGAGACATTTTGGGAGCAAAGTAAATAATACACAATACAAGGAAACCCTAACTAGATGCAAGTTCTATCTGTCATTTGAAAACACAAACGTTCACTACGACTACATCACAGAAAAGCTGTTCAATCCTCTCACCTTTGGATCAGTGCCGGTGGCTCTTGGGGCTCCAAGATACATATATGAGAGATTTGTGCCTAAAGATTCTTTCATCCACGTGAAGGATTTCTCCAGCCCTCAGAAACTGGCTGAACACCTGCTGTCACTGGACAAGAATGTTGACGAATACAAAAAGTATTTTCAGTGGaggaaacactttgaaattaaacTTGTTGACTATCCTGAAGAGCATGCGTGCCGTGCCTGTCAGTATATAAGAGCAAAAAAAGACTACCAGGCTTTTGGAAACCTTAGCAAATGGTACTGGGATGCCATCAATGATGGAATCTAA